Genomic DNA from Treponema pectinovorum:
GTTCATTCCGCGATAGCAGTCTGCAAGGCCAAACAAGACATAAAAATTTTCAGGATCCATTTCCAGTGCACGTTCAAAATATTTTACGCCTAAGTCAAAAGTCTTTAATTTTCTGTGGCAATTTCCAATCGAAGTTAAAACCCTTATATCTACAGCTTTATCATTTACTTCTAGCATTTTTGTCCAATAGTGCAGGGCGTCACGATATTCTTTAAAATCATAATAAAGATGGCCTATGCCGATTAGGGCGTAGGCATTTTCTGTTTCCATATCGAGCACTTTTAAGTAAAGCTCTTTTGACTTTTTAAAATCTCTAATTTTTCTGTAAGCATCTGCAACTCTCGTTAAAACTGTTATGTTTCTGTCATCGTGAATAAGATATTGCTCCCAAATTTCAATCGCTTTGTGATATTTGTTTAAAGCTTTGTAGCAATCTGCAAGTCCAAAGAGAGCATAATTGTTGCTAGGATGAAAAGACAAGCATTTCGAATAGAAATCTATTGCGTCTTTAAAATGCTTTCTTTTTCTTTCGCAGTCGCCAAGTCCGACCAAGGCATAATTGTTGTTGTCATCGATTGAGAGTATTTTTGTAAAAGAATCTATCGCCTCGGTAATTTTTTTTTC
This window encodes:
- a CDS encoding tetratricopeptide repeat protein; this translates as MFDDFKIVDSFGAQEEDIANVGKIDEIAELSKQGYVFLKEKKITEAIDSFTKILSIDDNNNYALVGLGDCERKRKHFKDAIDFYSKCLSFHPSNNYALFGLADCYKALNKYHKAIEIWEQYLIHDDRNITVLTRVADAYRKIRDFKKSKELYLKVLDMETENAYALIGIGHLYYDFKEYRDALHYWTKMLEVNDKAVDIRVLTSIGNCHRKLKTFDLGVKYFERALEMDPENFYVLFGLADCYRGMNQQFRSIDYWNRILKNDPKNKVILTRTGDAYRNTGDYKTATEYYTKAMDIEFDVYAALGLALICKGEGKYELAIERLENLIKGDQKNYRLYIDLADCYLKINKKDKAIESLKSFQKQGIKSSAINEMLDKILTEKPIN